The following DNA comes from Agelaius phoeniceus isolate bAgePho1 chromosome 7, bAgePho1.hap1, whole genome shotgun sequence.
AGCTGTGCCGGGGTTATGAGACCGTCACCGCGCAGGAGAGGCTGAGCGACGGAGGTAACGGGAAACCGTGTTTTACCCCCGCGGGAAAAGGGTTCGCGGCGGCTGCCGGGGTGGGAGAGGACCCTGCGACGTCGGGGCGGACGGGATATGCCTCTGCCGGAACGGCTTCAGATTTTATTGTCGCTTGCGGTCGTTCCTGCTGGTGTGTGCGGGCACACCTGTATCCATCCATACACACGTACGTGTGTGAatacatttatatatgtatatatgtaaatGTGTATGTGCGTCCATGCACACATTTAAATCCGTTTTTACAGACGCATATTACATATGTTAATGTGCTTCCATCGATGCACCTCCGAACTTTCGGCTCCCCTTCCTCCGCGGAGCGCGATCGCCGCGGTCCCAGCGCAGGCTGTGCCCCGGCGGCCGTGCGGCATTGTTCCTTCCCGGTGTGCCCGACGCTACCGGGGAGCGATCGCAACCCCGCACGGGAAGCGGGGAACCGATGCTCGTTTGCAACAGAGGGGACGACGGAGACGGGAAGCCGGGGCCAGTCCCGCACCTGTTACTgcaagggcaggggcagggcaggggccgCGCAGCCCAGTGACAGTCCTGCAGACGAAGGCGGCACCGGGGAGCAGGTGCTCGGTGCCCGCTGGGGCGGCACAAGCCCCACGCAAGGAGGCGGCAAGGGGGAACCGCGGAGAGCGGCGGGGACAGGCGTCACAGGCGCCATCCgtccctgcaggtgccctgtgtgtgcatgtgtcctccttctcccttcccttaTTCGGTAAAAAtgtttgaggattttttttttccgaagcaaaacaaaacaaaacaacccacgCTTGGTCCGCTTGCTTCGTGCCGCCCGGGCTGGCTCCCGCACGCATAATCTGCTTATATTCCCCGCTAATATCGGCGAGTTACATAATGGTATTTGAACATATGTCAACTTAATTACAAGGCAGAAACGCGGAGACAATTAAAAGTTTGCCCTGGCACGGTGGGGAATCCAGGGCTTCCCTcgggagggggcggcgggacCGGGGAGCGAAGTGCGGGCAACTTCTCCCCGCGGGTGGCCACGGtcgctgctcctggtgctgacaCGTCTCTCTTCTGTCTCCTCCGCCATGCAGAGGCTCACCATGACCAAGTCGTACAGCGAGAGCGGGCTGATGGGCGAGCCCCAGCCGCAGGGCCCCCCGAGCTGGACGGACGAGTGCCTCAGCTCCCAGGACGAGGAGCACGAGGTGGACAAGAAGGAGGAGGACCTGGAGGGTCTGCACGCCGAGGCCGAGGAGGACTCCCTGCGGAACggagaggaggaggacgaggaggacgACTTGGacgaagaggaggaggaagaggaggaggaggaagacgACGACCAGAAGCCCAAGAGGCGGGgccccaagaagaagaagatgaccAAGGCGCGCATGGAGCGCTTCAAGCTGCGGCGCATGAAGGCCAACGCCCGGGAGCGCAACCGCATGCACGGGCTGAACGcggccctggacaacctgcgcAAGGTGGTGCCCTGCTACTCCAAGACGCAGAAGCTCTCCAAGATCGAGACCCTGCGCCTGGCCAAGAACTACATCTGGGCGCTCTCCGAGATCCTCCGCTCGGGCAAGAGCCCGGACCTGGTGTCCTTCGTGCAGACCCTCTGCAAGGGCCTGTCGCAGCCCACCACCAACTTGGTGGCCGGCTGCCTGCAGCTCAACCCGCGGACTTTCCTCCCCGAGCAGAGCCAGGAGGTGCCGCCGCacgtggcggcggcggcggcgggcgcgccCTTCCCGGCGCATCCCTACCCCTACCAGTCGCCGGGCCTGCCCAGCCCGCCCTACGGCACCATGGACAGCTCCCACCTCTTCCACCTCAAGCCGCCGCACGCCTACGGCGCCGCGCTGGAGCCCTTCTTCGAGAGCGGGCTGGCGGAGGGCGCCAGCCCCGCCTTCGACGGGCCGCTCAGCCCGCCCCTCAGCGTGAACGGCAACTTCTCCTTCAAGCACGAGCCGGCCGCCGACTTCGACAAGAGCTACGCCTTCTCCATGCACTACcccgccgcagccgccgccgccgccgcgctggCCGCCGCGCCCGCCCACGCCGCCATCTTCCCGCCCGCCGCCTCCCGCTGCGAGATCCCGGTGGACGGGCTGGCGCCCTACGAGGGCCACCCGCACCACGAGCGCGTCCTCAGCGCCCAGCTCAACGCCATCTTCCACGACTGAGCCTCCCCGCGCCGCTGGGAGGGCCGGgagccgcgcccgccgcccgccaCCGCCTTGTTTACAGCGGGCGGCCCGGCGGgtcccgccgccgccccgggccCCCGCTCACCCGCTGTCCTTGCTGCCGCTCCGCGGAGCGACGCTGTAAATTGGGATAGGGGCATCGGGATCGCGTCAATTACCTGATCGGGATAACAAAATCACAAGCAATAATTAGGATCTATGCAATTTTTAAACTAGCGATGGGCCAATTACAAAATATATATGAAATCTATATTTTTCAACCAACGTTTTACTACTTGTTACCTTTCCCATGCTGAATTATTTTGTTGTGATTTTGTACAGAATTTTTAATGACTTTTTATAACGTGAATTTCCTATTTTAAACCATGCAGCTTCATCAATTTTTATACATATTGGAAAGGTAGAATTATATCTAATTTATACAAAATGATTTAACTAA
Coding sequences within:
- the NEUROD1 gene encoding neurogenic differentiation factor 1 isoform X1 — protein: MQRLTMTKSYSESGLMGEPQPQGPPSWTDECLSSQDEEHEVDKKEEDLEGLHAEAEEDSLRNGEEEDEEDDLDEEEEEEEEEEDDDQKPKRRGPKKKKMTKARMERFKLRRMKANARERNRMHGLNAALDNLRKVVPCYSKTQKLSKIETLRLAKNYIWALSEILRSGKSPDLVSFVQTLCKGLSQPTTNLVAGCLQLNPRTFLPEQSQEVPPHVAAAAAGAPFPAHPYPYQSPGLPSPPYGTMDSSHLFHLKPPHAYGAALEPFFESGLAEGASPAFDGPLSPPLSVNGNFSFKHEPAADFDKSYAFSMHYPAAAAAAAALAAAPAHAAIFPPAASRCEIPVDGLAPYEGHPHHERVLSAQLNAIFHD
- the NEUROD1 gene encoding neurogenic differentiation factor 1 isoform X2, whose amino-acid sequence is MTKSYSESGLMGEPQPQGPPSWTDECLSSQDEEHEVDKKEEDLEGLHAEAEEDSLRNGEEEDEEDDLDEEEEEEEEEEDDDQKPKRRGPKKKKMTKARMERFKLRRMKANARERNRMHGLNAALDNLRKVVPCYSKTQKLSKIETLRLAKNYIWALSEILRSGKSPDLVSFVQTLCKGLSQPTTNLVAGCLQLNPRTFLPEQSQEVPPHVAAAAAGAPFPAHPYPYQSPGLPSPPYGTMDSSHLFHLKPPHAYGAALEPFFESGLAEGASPAFDGPLSPPLSVNGNFSFKHEPAADFDKSYAFSMHYPAAAAAAAALAAAPAHAAIFPPAASRCEIPVDGLAPYEGHPHHERVLSAQLNAIFHD